GCCACctgaggtctgaataaaagacaaCTTCGATTATAAGACACTGTTGTTTCAGatgattttttatgaaaaaaccttgtcttataatagagcaaaatacagtaaaaacGATTTTACATTTACCATTTAAAAAGTGGAAGCATATAAAGAGAAGTGGAGAAAATTCACGTGTTTTATTCAGTAGGGATTGaccaaaaaatggaaacatatacatatacaaaatataacaattttaaGCAGAAAACAATTACTCAACATTTtcactgacatacacacacagcttaTCATAAATCACTGAATTTAAGTATTTATCTCACATTACTAATTTTCTACAATGCCATAAAAAGGACACAGACCGTTTTGAAGTTCCAATAGTATAAGAATAATGACACTGGCACCAAAATTTCTCAAAGACAATGGTATTCTCAGTACTGCAGAATAGTAACTAATTTTACAACATGTCAAATAGACCATTCTTTAAATTCTGTTTTTCCTAGGGTGAGGATTGAACAATAGTGCTTTGAAACTTGGGAGCTCAGACTATACACGGTTATGACTAAGAACAATACGGATTTAAGATTGAAGAAGGAAGCTCACATTATAAAAGATACTTTTGTTTGACAAATAGAATTTCTGTTCATAGTACATTACTCCATTGACACAGAATTCTGTAGCGCACACTTTAAAATGCAAGCTTTAATAAGGATTATGTGGTGTATTAGTGGCAGgccagtaaaaaaaatggtcatCCGATAACCCTAAGAAATCAATAACATAGTTGGTATTAATGATTCAGAATAATGAaagatttaaatttatatttctaCAATCCTCCTTGGTGAAAAAGGAATTGAGCTTAAAGTAAGGGCCCACAGAGCCAAAGTAAATCTTTCCAACTTTAAaccatttaataaatgtttatgaTCAGAAGCTTTGGAAAGCTTACATGTtcgttgggtttttttgtttttttaaagtaaaatgttttcaCTTCAAAAATAGTCCAGTTTCATTGAAGAGCTccaaatgtttaaaacatttatgtaaAACTAAACTAAcgtcaatgtttttgttttattgctatTTTACTGGTTTCTAGCCTTCTCGAAAAGTCCAACCCGGAGGCCAGATTTTAAGAATCTCTTTTATGATTGCAGTTTATCAATAATGTAGAAGGCTCACCAACGAAAACAGTACTCTTGGAAAACTGGTATTACTTTACACTGGAGAGAAACTGGAGTAAATTTGCAGTTATTTAAAAtgaagttttgtttttatactttAGAAAGGAGTCCTGATTCTGGAGCACTTGCTTTTATGAGGTTCTGAATTTCCTTAAACTTTGGATGGTCTTTGTCAGCTACTAACTGAAGGAGCACAGCTTCACTTGTGGTAATTATAATTCCATTCCGTGCCAGGCgctaaaaagaagacagaattaGAATAGTTGCAACAAACAGGAACACAGTTTCACACAATTcagcaatatacattttatgaataaagtAGACAACCATCTCCTTTTagcaataaatgaaaataaatgatgcCTAGATTTCTGGGTATAATATCACTTTAAACATGTTGCAATTGGTGGCATACCATGTCACAAAATGCTGGTCCTGCATGACCAATGACATAGTTGGAACATCATAGGTGAAAATTGGTACTGCAGCACCAATAGGATTGCAGGGACATGGCTGTCTAATGACAGTCAGTGCAATGGTGGTCTATATGAGCCTTAGTCCATCTTATATGTTCTGTCATCAGAAAAGCAGGACTGCAGCGTCTTACTTCACTGTGTGATCTTTAGGGAGGTTGATCAGAGTGAAAACTGTATTTAGCAGTGGCACCTataccatgcaaaaaaaaactacgCGAAACTAAgcctaataaatattttgttaaatgtaaaaataggttTTCAAAGGAAGGCCCTACGTGTCCTGAAATAAATCAAAACATATCATAAGTGTagaaaaggttaaataaaaataagcaaaaacaaaacaaaacaaaaggatcTGGTTCTATAGGTGTACAACAGGCCTGGTCCTTAAATGGTAACAATGGAAAAACATAAGcgtacagtgctgtatacagtaatgtaggttcgCATTGACAAAAGCCCAGTTTAATCTCTTTCtgttcctttatctgcagacctgaagCTGCCATTCTTGTCAGTCACATGACATGTTGGTTAACTTTCCcttctcaaacaccacactgacctaattctttatggtaatgctaatgaagttaGTACTTAGACTTTCATTGGTCAGAGGGTCCGGCGCGGTGATAAAGTCTAAGCAACCCTGCTTGTTTATTGCGGTCATTACGATAAGGAGCCAGAGAGTGTCAAGTAGAGTGCGCTAAGATAACATagctaaaatacatacaaatggctaatacgTAGTggcctgaaaacattaaattatgcaaGAACTAGAAGGAAACACCATCTTTTTGAAAACACTGTCAACAGTTCCCCATGATCATAAAAGCCTGCTGTAAtagtaataaaagttatgttccATAAGCTTATGATCCAGGTGCTTGTGTTTTAAGCTGAAAACACCAAAAGCCTCTACATGTTACTATTAGATTTAAAAGCCAGCAAATTCCCACTGCTACAGACATGTATCATAAGCCAACGATTCTGTGTCTTGTGAAAAGATTGGCAGTATGATGGGTGCCACGGTGAATAGACACCCCTATATAACACTTATATTTTAGATCTGCTCACTTTAGTCCattgtagggctgaaacaactatcgataaaatagattatgaaaataatcgttggtTGCAGCCCTATTCCACTGCGCGTCACACTCCATTTCACAGATACCACTTGGCAGGAGATTCCACTAAAAGTGTTCTATTTCATCATACAACACAACTGATAATCAGCTTTTTGGAATGCACGgaagaaatgtaaaaagtcTCTTACTGTAGACAGTAGGGTACATAACTATATCCCAGCAAACATTAAATTCTGCCTCTCTAACATCTGTATTGTTTTCTGATACATTTGTCTTGAGATCAACTTTTGTTCAATATCTCCATTGTTTCTATATAatgttttgtgctttttgtcACATATGTATTAAACAAATACACTGTTCTGTAATGAACATCCACTCATTTTTAAAAGCAATGCAAACAGAACAGATTTGTAAGTTTCCTGTGTCACAATTATTTAATGGCTTATGAAACATATGAGCCGGGGGCACGGAACAGAAGAAATGATTGCAATTTAGCAGAGTTGTTCAATGTTCAAATACGTCTGCCCACATTTGACCTTTCTGTGTTCTATGTTGCCACACATTAGCAAGCAATCAATGTCAGGCAGTTATCTGTGGCTGTGTGAAATATCCTAAAGTCATTCCAATAAAGTACCTCCACTTAAATTCCCATTTATCTTTGCCATTTTAACAAAACCACTCCTGAGTAAGGAATAGAAACAATAACACACTTCACCAGTAAATCCAGTAAAGACtggatattaacccctttgtgacaattgacatgcctgtCACATCATGGCGTTAAATGAAATTAGAAGGCGATCAACGCTAACGCAACATCCACAATTCAAGCCCAACTGAACCAGGAAATTCCTACCCCAGTAAGCAAAGGCACAGATAAAAGATGATGGGCAAAGCGTGACCTTCATAGGAGAGTAGTGGTCTGTAAACCACTACAAAAAGTCTAAATTTTTAGGAACGgctaaaaaatacagaatagtGGAAAAACTGGGGAAAGGAAGTTCTTAAATTTTTGGTTGCAATtacagagttcacgtgacaagACACCACATTATGTAAACAGGGTACAGGAAATATTCAGCTCTGCTGCCGCTAAAGTTCTCGTTTCTTAGAACATTGCCGAGTTACTATAAGTTCTACATCTCTGGCTCATCTTCTGGTATTGTTGATAGTCTCCTGTCCTGTGCTACGTCTATCGTCTATGAACCTCAGCTGCCAATACAGACCTTAGGAATGTAACTTGACTACATCTGTGTTTGCTCCTTTTATAGTACTTTGCTGTGTATTTTGGCCCTGTCTGAAGCATTCTGTATTTCAACTACACTTTGACCAGAGTATCACTCTATAGGGGCATACAATCACTtctagcttaatgttggaatgtATGGAAGAAGACTACATTTCCAGCAGGATAACAATCCTAAAACCACATTGAAGTCACGTCAAATGTATCTGAAGTACAAGGAAgagcaacctttttttttcttttattagggACAATTCTATTATTAAGTATagcatattttagttttttcagaAATACTGACATACCAGCAGGTCATGATAGTGAGGCTTTTGGACCCTACTGTACATTAGACCTTTGGAGTCGTACaatttgcaaatttacagaattttggtaaaaatTCGGCAATTCGTACAAAGCTCCTAAAAAGAGGCCAGATCCCCCACGAATCGGACGAAAACAAAAAGCCAAAATTTGTGTCCGAAATttgtgggcccacattcactcacactcattcaatctctctctcacactctctaaatgttttccactACATTCTCTGCTTAATACTTCCCCATCATCTTCATCACCATCATCTCTATCTTCAATCTACCATCTTCGCCTtgcatctctgcggacataacccgGCAGGAACTTCCATCAAAATGGTGGCCCTTGCAGTGACATCCTTCCCTCCATATTCCAATCCGAGGAGAGAGGACATCTCTGCAAGCCGCCATATtcagtgagggcaaaatgacagtTTAGATGACATCGGGGTTGTGTTCacggagatgcggacaaagatagcagattaaaaagacagaagatagagagaagggagaCGATAGAAGACGATGACGAAAAAGAAGACGCCGAAGCCGTTGGCAATAGCAGAAGTaaattttgtccccaaataaaGAAATCCCTCGAAAATTAGGCTAAACTGAATGGGCAAGAAACAGAATTCATTGCccgaaaatggaaaaaaaataattgaggtAAAATTAAGTTTTTGGCCTATGTGCACATGTCTGGAGTATATATGGACACTGTGCAAGCAACGTAAAGGTAAGCTGCAGGCATGTGCAGAAGTGACTGTGGTTGTTACAGCCTCAAGAGGTAACTGCTATGGGCCTAGGGTAGCTTGCCCCTTTAGACGTGCATCAAAGACAGCCATAACTGTTATATTACAAAGAGTTTTCATACTCATACCCTTTTGCTTACTGCATCTCTGTCTTCTAAAGGGAACATTACAGCGCATAAAAACATTGCACTGTACCTAAGCTAATAATAAAAGCCATTCTGATATTAGAACAAATCCATTAAGACTTCAATCCTATTGTATATGCTGATCAGTAATAACACTTAATAAATTCAATCTAAATcctaaaatcatttttctagTATGCTTTGTGAATAATGTGTAGCTTCTCCACAGACGATAAGGCTAAGTATTAACCCCAAAGTTCTTACAACATTGTACGTTTGTATTTTTTGGACCTGTGAAAGTCTGAAAAAGTAATGTACAAGAGAAGatgtaatgaaaatgtaaagactATTATAATATTGTAAACTGTAGTTACCTCCAAAGCAAACATTCTGTCCATCATGCTTCTTGAAGAAGATGCATCTGCCACAATGTGAACTTCCATACCTCTGCCAATCAAATCCAGTGCTGTTTGCTGAATACATACATGAGTCTAATGGGTAAAGGATACATTAGTTGATTACcatacatgaatatttaaaatacatgaacaaaagtaataaaaaaaaagaaaaaaaatggtactgCAGTGAAACAAAAAGTGGGTCAGCAGTACAACAAAATCAAACACTGAAAAATATACTAAAGTACTGCAAGGTGTACACAATAATTTtgatgttttgcatttttttttttttacaactttttATTGTTTGAGAAAGTCAACACTATCAAATAAACcgttttccaaaaataaaaaaaacaaaacaaaagcaataAGGACACATGAGTACCTCCACTCCAAACAATACAACGCTGCGGACTCCTGGAATTTCTGCTAATGCTGCTTCCACTTCTGGCAAGACCATGGAGAATTTTGTTTTAGGAAGTACAAGTTTCACTCCTGTGAGATCAAGTTCTTGCACAGTGCCTCCAAGTCCCTTAGGATATTGTTCAGTAACAATGACTGGAATTCCTAAAATGCGTGCACCTTGGAGCTAAAATGGCAAGAAAAACGAATAGTCTActttaaattgaattttttttttcaaatttgataACCGTATTGTCTGATTATAGGTTGCACCCATATAGATTAGTGCCAatttaaaggaaatgtaaaaaacaaaaacaaaaaacaaacaaacacattactaGAAGGCTATATTATTCAGTCTTACTCATACTCTCTCaacgtctccctaccttctctgctgagcGCTTCTGTAACCTCGTCACCTTTCCCGCAGCTTCActactccttgttcttctgtctttttccgCTTGTCCCCATGACTTCAGTCAGGCCTCCTGGCAGACTTCTAGCTTTGAGCTACACCCTCTCCCTCGTTTGTttaagagaaagagaagaatttCTGCATCTCTTTCTCTGCCAATCCATGCAGTATTCTATCTTCTTACGCAAAAGAGTGGAGTCACTGGGACATCGGCGAGTGGCCTGACAGAAGGCAGCAGGACAAGCAACAAAGACAAAGGAACaaaaagatgcaagagaagaagcggagctgtagGAAAGAAGATAGGAGCACAGAAGCGGTCGGTGGACAAGGTAGGGAGACTTTGAGAATACCTAAAGCCTGAATAAATTAGAGGTGCAGACTATAAAGATTTTAATAAGTTAAAGATTTAAATAAGGGGGGTTCGGTATATAATCAGGACAACACAATATGATCTTCCTAATACATAtatgtcaaaatgaaaatactCACCAGTCTTTGTCCAACACTGATTATATCTCCAAAATATTTGATTGCTGGTCGGAATCTCTCTTGCATGTCACAGCAGAAAAATACAGTGCTTGCAGGTGTAAGGTTTCCAAGAGTTGATAACTGAAAATTaaaatttcattaaataatttagaaactgtttaaaaaaaaagaaaaaaaaaaagaaaaaaaaaaaagaacacttcaCACATGCATAATACAATGCGAAATTCCTTAGTGGgagattttcattaaaatactttatacagTTATACCCAATCTTTAATGCTttgaaatataaagtaaaacGACATTCATGTTATTGAAGGTGGAGCTggaaatatataccgtatttgctcgattataagacgaccctgattataagacgaccccctaaaatctgaatattaacttaggaaaaaaagaaaaagcctgaatataagacgaccctaaaggaaaaaagttttaccagtaaatgttaattcatgtaaactattttttttaaataaaagctatgattgagaaaaatattttttttgtttttatttccttgtattttccaacctgtcccccagttacgcacatctgcccccaggcttgccacaccaatatggcactgtggcccatgatatgccttttaaccctctatatgccactgagccccatggtatgccttttgaccccctatgtgccactctgcctccagaaatgccttatacccctatatcccattctggcatttagggggttaaaatgcatattatggggcagagtggcatatagggaggtataaggcattccaggaggcagagtggcattaagggagttaaagggcattgtatagagcactctgcctccagaaatgccttatacccctatatgccactggcatttagggggttaaaaggcatattatggggcagagtggcatatagggaggtataaggcatttcaggaggcagagtgctctattaaatgcccccttaacaccactctgcctcctgaaatgccttatacctccctatatgccactctgccccataatatgccttttaacccccctaagtgccagagtggcatataggggtataaggcattccagaaatgccctatgcccccatttaacacacacacacacacacacacagttacttaccggtacttccaatttcctgctgtattgccggggcagcgggttgacgtctcattccgctgcagccggaaggaggtggagttggcagcgggggtttgtttgcgtccgtcgcgtataccttccccggctgtcagagatcagagttccccgcaccggtgcggggaactctgatctctgacagtcggggaaggtatgcacgacggacgcagacaacccccgctgctagccacacctccttccggctgcagcggacgttgtctacgcggatcgcgtagacgtcaacctgctgccctggcaatacagcaggaagcactggtgtgtgtgtgtgtgtgtgagggtgttaaatgggggggaggggacaggaggatccaggtcccctgcagcggtgcgggggatctggatcttagtctcataatcagacctctatttgaggtctgattagaagacgaggggtatttttcagagcttttgctctgaaaaaaaacctcgtcttataatcgagcaaatacggtaattatggATCCTAATGGATTAATTTGTGCATTTTGTTCTAGGTGTCATGTTTTGCAATTCAGTTACAAACTTTTGCAAGggcattacaaaataataaaaaagcacataccaccagtgttccctctaagctgtgcgcttgtgcgcttgtgcgcgcgcacatagcttttttagagagcgcacatgtccaaatatttttttgaaactttatgcggcgcggatattgtgcgcacaaaatttttgctctgtgaaactttttgcacaagagaaattttctgcgcccaccaactaagaaaaattagatggaacattgcatACAAccccaatatatacatattagtaCCCACATTGCATACACCATGGGCACAGCCATCTTAATTTCCTGTTCTCAGAATACGGCTGATTTCTCCCcttcaaattatttttcatcttGTGTTACGTTAATGTCCCTCTTTGAAAGCAGTGGATTCATAAGATCCAAACTTagcagggttgtcttataatcaggcaaatATGACTATTTCTCATTGAGCCTTAAGAACAGTGCTATATATAGTAGATTAATGGAGCATACTTTTAAAGAAATGTGGGCTATgattttgttcttttctctgCAGATTTGTAGGTCGACTTTGTAAGCAGTCATGAATCTTGTTTTTTCCTGCGCTACTCTGATTTGACAAATTTGcctctttttcctcctctgctctctctttcctgctcaaacacctcATCAAGCCGCTGCTTCATGGCAGTTATAATGAAGTCTGTTCAACCAAAGGCATTCAACTAGTcagtgtccagctgggtgattaagaatGAGTCACTCTATTgcttaccacaggcagtatgaaaaggagtcagggtgtttatctagtagattgggctaacaTAACGCAGAACACATACATTTGGGTCACTGAAAGCGCTACACGGAAACtaaaacagtttttgtttttaaataaggaACAAATacagtatgatatatatatattcataaaagcACACCCAGGTGGATCTTGCTAAAACCCCAAGTCAGTGAATGCATCTGTAAAGATTAGGCAGCATAAACACAATATATGGGTATCTGctaattaaaaaacacattaggGATAGGAAGAAGCACATACAAAATGTTCATCTGTTCATCAACATGTGCTCTTTATTCTAATGTAGTTGAGACACTAAGTTTGTGTAGAAGGCTGAAAAGCCTGCCGTTTTAAATGGCCAGATGCACTGCAATCCTTGGTGTTATACAGAGCTTTCTTGTTATGTTGCGGTATTAGTTTGATTGTATTTGAGCCGCcatcaagtctgcttaccctaaAAAGTAATCTCTGCAACACCATCGCCGAAAGAAATGAAACTGAATGAAGAACACAGTAAATATAACTGCCCATTGTAACTATGGTTGGCCACATGCTTTACAACTCCTGCATATTAAATGAAGAAAGCAGAGCAAGGGGGTAACATATGCTATAATAATATAGTTTCCAAACTTTATTTGGGAACTGGTAGGTAAGAAATCTCCATGTTACGCAAATTTACCCTAGGACATACattaaacaattacatttttgctCTATGTATGTTTTACGAATATAAGTAACCTAAAATGCTTAGACATGGGCAAGTCCTTGAGTTATTACCCTATCGGGACcctatatacttacatatatgccaacaagaaaaaaaggggtCTCGAAGACACAATAGTATGGCCAGCGGTTTTTGCACTGGTGCATGGGAGATCAAGCAGTATGAAGAATCGAAGAAGTCTGTAATGACACGTGGCTTTAAAGCGATACTGCCAGATTGTTATGTGGGTATGGGTAATTATGCTATAAAATACACTGTAGTCATTAaatttgagtgtttttatatattaatgggACACTGTAGTCcaacttttttgtttaatacacaattaaacaaaaaag
The DNA window shown above is from Spea bombifrons isolate aSpeBom1 chromosome 1, aSpeBom1.2.pri, whole genome shotgun sequence and carries:
- the ISOC1 gene encoding isochorismatase domain-containing protein 1 translates to MAEQSVCAAQVNSCPASQSGSSSGGALGAIGSAGGNSSVPVLFCFSVFARPSSVPHGSGYEVLIQKFLSLYGDQIDMHRKFVVQLFAEEWGQYIDLPKGFVVGDRCKVRLVPLQIQLSTLGNLTPASTVFFCCDMQERFRPAIKYFGDIISVGQRLLQGARILGIPVIVTEQYPKGLGGTVQELDLTGVKLVLPKTKFSMVLPEVEAALAEIPGVRSVVLFGVETHVCIQQTALDLIGRGMEVHIVADASSSRSMMDRMFALERLARNGIIITTSEAVLLQLVADKDHPKFKEIQNLIKASAPESGLLSKV